In a genomic window of Columba livia isolate bColLiv1 breed racing homer chromosome 4, bColLiv1.pat.W.v2, whole genome shotgun sequence:
- the C4H4orf33 gene encoding UPF0462 protein C4orf33 homolog isoform X1: MEFRIKHTWDGLPVSHEPVTIGLKSDNAGLLMEVNAPFFNDPPAPLGEPGKPCSRLWDYEVVEAFFLSDRTEQYLEVELCPHGQHLLLLLSGKRRVWKEELPLEFEVTRIKTKWEGKAHLPWHYFPPCTNKFNAFAIHGSGEERKYEALHPVPRHELQEGQKPDFHRLEFFKELNLKELMGEDWKQPESDIWKSLSN, from the exons ATGGAATTTAGAATTAAACACACATGGGATGGTTTACCTGTGAGCCATGAGCCAGTAACAATTGGGCTGAAGTCAGACAATGCAGGACTGCTAATGGAAGTTAATGCTCCATTCTTTAATGATCCTCCAGCACCACTTGGAGAGCCAGGGAAACCTTGTAGTAGACTGTGGGACTATGAGG ttgttgaAGCATTTTTCCTGAGTGACAGAACTGAACAGTATTTAGAAGTTGAACTTTGTCC CCATGGACAACACTTGTTGCTGCTACTTTCTGGCAAAAGAAGAGTTTGGAAA GAAGAACTTCCTTTAGAGTTTGAGGTGAccagaattaaaaccaaatggGAGGGTAAAGCTCACCTTCCATGGCACTATTTTCCACCGTGCACTAACAAATTCAACGCATTTGCAATTCATGgctcaggagaagagagaaagtatgAAGCGCTTCATCCCGTGCCTCGACATGAACTACAGGAAGGACAGAAACCAGATTT tCATCGCCTGGAATTTTTCAAAGAATTGAACCTGAAAGAACTAATGGGAGAAGACTGGAAGCAGCCTGAATCAGATATATGGAAGTCTCTCTCTAATTAA
- the C4H4orf33 gene encoding UPF0462 protein C4orf33 homolog isoform X2: MSARQPGEGTWRGGLRELVRARAGALRRQEGEGEAFGSPGLQVSLQGLAGGYRKMEFRIKHTWDGLPVSHEPVTIGLKSDNAGLLMEVNAPFFNDPPAPLGEPGKPCSRLWDYEVVEAFFLSDRTEQYLEVELCPHGQHLLLLLSGKRRVWKEELPLEFEEKRESMKRFIPCLDMNYRKDRNQIFIAWNFSKN; this comes from the exons ATGAGTGCGcgccagcctggagaagggaccTGGCGGGGCGGGCTGAGGGAGCTTGTACGCGCACGCGCTGGAGCGCTGCGGCGGCAGGAGGGCGAAGGGGAGGCGTTCGGTTCGCCCGGGCTCCAGGTTTCATTGCAGGGATTGGCTGGAGGT TACAGGAAGATGGAATTTAGAATTAAACACACATGGGATGGTTTACCTGTGAGCCATGAGCCAGTAACAATTGGGCTGAAGTCAGACAATGCAGGACTGCTAATGGAAGTTAATGCTCCATTCTTTAATGATCCTCCAGCACCACTTGGAGAGCCAGGGAAACCTTGTAGTAGACTGTGGGACTATGAGG ttgttgaAGCATTTTTCCTGAGTGACAGAACTGAACAGTATTTAGAAGTTGAACTTTGTCC CCATGGACAACACTTGTTGCTGCTACTTTCTGGCAAAAGAAGAGTTTGGAAA GAAGAACTTCCTTTAGAGTTTGAG gagaagagagaaagtatgAAGCGCTTCATCCCGTGCCTCGACATGAACTACAGGAAGGACAGAAACCAGATTT tCATCGCCTGGAATTTTTCAAAGAATTGA
- the C4H4orf33 gene encoding UPF0462 protein C4orf33 homolog isoform X3, which produces MSARQPGEGTWRGGLRELVRARAGALRRQEGEGEAFGSPGLQVSLQGLAGGYRKMEFRIKHTWDGLPVSHEPVTIGLKSDNAGLLMEVNAPFFNDPPAPLGEPGKPCSRLWDYEVVEAFFLSDRTEQYLEVELCPHGQHLLLLLSGKRRVWKEELPLEFEVTRIKTKWEGKAHLPWHYFPPCTNKFNAFAIHGSGEERKYEALHPVPRHELQEGQKPDFHRLEFFKELNLKELMGEDWKQPESDIWKSLSN; this is translated from the exons ATGAGTGCGcgccagcctggagaagggaccTGGCGGGGCGGGCTGAGGGAGCTTGTACGCGCACGCGCTGGAGCGCTGCGGCGGCAGGAGGGCGAAGGGGAGGCGTTCGGTTCGCCCGGGCTCCAGGTTTCATTGCAGGGATTGGCTGGAGGT TACAGGAAGATGGAATTTAGAATTAAACACACATGGGATGGTTTACCTGTGAGCCATGAGCCAGTAACAATTGGGCTGAAGTCAGACAATGCAGGACTGCTAATGGAAGTTAATGCTCCATTCTTTAATGATCCTCCAGCACCACTTGGAGAGCCAGGGAAACCTTGTAGTAGACTGTGGGACTATGAGG ttgttgaAGCATTTTTCCTGAGTGACAGAACTGAACAGTATTTAGAAGTTGAACTTTGTCC CCATGGACAACACTTGTTGCTGCTACTTTCTGGCAAAAGAAGAGTTTGGAAA GAAGAACTTCCTTTAGAGTTTGAGGTGAccagaattaaaaccaaatggGAGGGTAAAGCTCACCTTCCATGGCACTATTTTCCACCGTGCACTAACAAATTCAACGCATTTGCAATTCATGgctcaggagaagagagaaagtatgAAGCGCTTCATCCCGTGCCTCGACATGAACTACAGGAAGGACAGAAACCAGATTT tCATCGCCTGGAATTTTTCAAAGAATTGAACCTGAAAGAACTAATGGGAGAAGACTGGAAGCAGCCTGAATCAGATATATGGAAGTCTCTCTCTAATTAA